The following proteins come from a genomic window of Alicyclobacillus dauci:
- a CDS encoding helix-turn-helix transcriptional regulator, with protein MERACGYTWTYKVIYEVGGNAYEVGENVCMENKTRLKKILEDNGIKQEWLANKAGLNSNTLSRVVTGRHLPTLRVAQKIARALNTTVDELWPLEEDE; from the coding sequence GTGGAGAGGGCTTGTGGATATACATGGACGTACAAAGTTATTTACGAGGTTGGAGGGAACGCCTACGAAGTTGGAGAAAATGTATGTATGGAAAACAAGACACGGCTTAAGAAAATTCTCGAAGACAACGGAATAAAACAAGAGTGGTTAGCCAATAAAGCGGGTTTGAACTCGAATACACTTAGCAGGGTTGTTACCGGAAGGCATTTACCAACATTGAGGGTTGCCCAAAAGATCGCTAGGGCACTGAATACAACAGTGGATGAACTTTGGCCTTTGGAGGAGGATGAGTAA
- a CDS encoding MFS transporter — MEYIEKKDQEYRRVLICMLLGSIVTFADLYAPQPLINVFSKLYRVSPATASASISFPTLALAASLLFIPLLSRRVGRKRIMGLSLFATSVLAMLSAFSPNFGFFLIVRLLEGISVSGFPAIAIAYLNEEISPASIGGTMGAYVAGTAVGGFIGRVAIGPLTDWVSWPFAFFTLGFVCFLCSLWFWFSLPRPRNFQPAKMPFVDWVKTLAVGLRSKRLFPLYCMGFLLMGAYIMLFNYIGYPLTERPYYMSQTVLGFLFVVNLVGTWSSTMFGRLADHHSRRKLMGVACMIFVLGALLTLIPSVWIKILGIAVLAFGFFAGHTTASGWVGVAALANRKATASSLYLLFYYLGSSIIGWAGGFLWINFHWIGIVGSICFLMLICYGLALFHGEE, encoded by the coding sequence ATGGAGTACATAGAGAAAAAGGACCAAGAATATCGTCGCGTGTTAATTTGTATGTTGCTTGGTAGTATTGTGACGTTTGCTGACTTGTACGCACCGCAGCCATTAATTAATGTTTTTTCAAAGCTTTACAGGGTGTCCCCTGCAACGGCGAGCGCTTCAATTTCGTTTCCAACACTCGCCCTCGCTGCGAGTCTGCTCTTCATCCCCTTGCTGTCTCGACGAGTGGGCCGAAAGCGAATCATGGGACTTTCATTGTTCGCTACGTCTGTTCTGGCCATGCTCTCCGCTTTTAGTCCAAATTTCGGTTTTTTCCTGATCGTACGCTTGCTTGAAGGGATTAGTGTGTCGGGCTTTCCTGCCATTGCGATCGCTTATCTAAACGAGGAAATTTCACCCGCCAGCATCGGTGGTACAATGGGCGCCTATGTAGCTGGTACTGCCGTTGGGGGATTTATTGGCCGGGTAGCAATTGGGCCGTTAACTGACTGGGTTTCGTGGCCGTTCGCATTTTTTACACTAGGATTTGTCTGTTTTTTATGCAGTTTATGGTTTTGGTTTTCGCTTCCCCGTCCACGTAACTTCCAACCTGCCAAAATGCCGTTTGTTGATTGGGTGAAAACACTTGCCGTAGGGCTCCGAAGTAAACGATTGTTTCCTTTATACTGCATGGGATTTTTGCTCATGGGTGCTTACATCATGCTGTTTAATTACATCGGATATCCATTAACCGAGCGGCCTTATTATATGAGTCAAACTGTGCTTGGATTTTTATTCGTTGTAAATTTGGTGGGTACCTGGAGTTCCACGATGTTTGGTAGACTGGCGGATCATCATTCCAGGCGAAAACTCATGGGCGTGGCTTGTATGATTTTTGTCTTGGGTGCCCTCCTTACACTGATTCCAAGCGTGTGGATCAAAATCCTAGGCATCGCTGTGCTTGCCTTCGGCTTTTTTGCTGGACATACTACCGCTAGCGGATGGGTAGGCGTGGCTGCGCTTGCCAATCGGAAAGCTACTGCATCTTCACTTTACCTGCTGTTCTATTATTTAGGTTCCTCCATCATTGGATGGGCCGGGGGATTTTTATGGATCAACTTCCACTGGATTGGTATCGTCGGTTCGATATGCTTTTTGATGCTCATATGCTACGGGTTGGCCCTGTTTCATGGGGAAGAGTGA
- a CDS encoding PAS domain-containing protein, with product MKKPINVKGSLLRKHLSSYDAYRSVFDNHPDIVCVVDDQGYFQDCNSATYKLLGYARMEFLGKRIGDFAVESERKSVVGAFKQALLGEPQQLEVLCHSKSGDKLYLALTLVPALIEGQVVGVYEFGKNISERIEIQHELIRNEVRMRHAQDIANFGIWEYDLITKQAESSEHLQKMFGFDHPTNNPEDFYDRVHRDDIDHVTRINKDTDLPDDSLTEMRIVRPDGEIRTLLSHWKRFSSKNGIPSKVYGVFQDVTERKKVEEELRQSRERLAEAQSIAHLGDWSWNVTSNELKFSVESGSILGLDHVPVAMSLDMWLSLVHPDDREATRAALQQLHEDGYLRFHECRLIRPDKTERYVSIHGYSKCDEHGRVIEVIGTVQDVTAKKRTDEIIRNSDKLLIIGELAAGIAHEIRNPLTTLKGFLQLLVAKETDTKQRLEYYRVMEDALNHIEFVAGEMLVLAKPQVTHVVEHDVMTILREVVNLLSAEALLKSVEINIQTLDEPAVILCDKNQIKQVFINIIKNAIEAMSTGGLLKIMSQQMNDHVEIHIQDNGLGIESDRIPKLFEPFYTTKEKGTGLGLMISQKILRDHNSTISIVSEPGQGTTAIVSIPLQRGTSSTCPA from the coding sequence ATGAAAAAACCCATCAATGTAAAAGGCTCTTTGCTGCGTAAGCACCTGTCTAGTTACGATGCCTACAGGTCAGTTTTTGATAACCACCCCGATATTGTCTGTGTCGTGGATGACCAAGGTTACTTTCAGGACTGCAACAGCGCAACGTACAAGCTCCTTGGCTACGCCAGAATGGAGTTTCTCGGGAAGCGAATTGGTGACTTTGCGGTAGAGTCGGAGCGTAAGAGTGTTGTGGGTGCATTCAAACAGGCTTTACTGGGTGAACCACAACAGTTGGAGGTTTTGTGCCACAGTAAGTCTGGAGATAAACTTTACCTTGCTTTAACGCTTGTACCTGCTTTGATTGAGGGACAAGTAGTCGGTGTATACGAATTTGGAAAGAACATCTCTGAAAGGATCGAAATCCAACATGAGCTCATTCGGAACGAAGTCAGGATGCGCCATGCTCAAGATATAGCGAATTTTGGCATCTGGGAGTACGATCTCATAACCAAACAAGCTGAGTCATCCGAGCATCTCCAGAAAATGTTTGGATTCGACCATCCCACTAATAACCCTGAAGATTTCTACGATCGCGTTCATCGAGATGACATTGATCATGTAACGAGAATTAACAAAGACACAGACCTGCCGGATGACTCACTGACAGAGATGCGTATCGTCCGCCCGGACGGTGAAATCCGGACACTCTTGAGCCACTGGAAACGGTTCTCGAGTAAGAACGGAATCCCATCCAAAGTTTACGGTGTGTTTCAGGATGTGACAGAGAGAAAGAAAGTCGAAGAGGAATTGCGGCAAAGTCGCGAACGACTTGCAGAGGCACAGTCCATCGCCCATTTGGGGGACTGGTCGTGGAATGTCACATCCAATGAACTTAAGTTTTCGGTTGAATCAGGGTCTATTCTCGGGCTAGACCACGTGCCAGTGGCGATGAGCCTAGATATGTGGTTAAGTTTGGTTCATCCTGACGACAGAGAAGCCACCAGAGCCGCTCTGCAACAATTGCATGAGGACGGGTACCTTCGATTTCATGAATGTCGCCTCATCCGCCCCGATAAGACAGAGCGATATGTGTCTATTCACGGCTATTCGAAATGCGACGAACATGGGCGGGTGATAGAAGTGATAGGAACCGTTCAGGACGTAACCGCAAAGAAGCGAACGGACGAGATCATTCGTAACTCAGACAAACTTTTAATTATTGGTGAACTTGCAGCTGGAATAGCACACGAAATCCGAAATCCACTGACAACTTTAAAAGGGTTTCTGCAACTGCTGGTTGCCAAGGAGACCGATACAAAACAAAGGTTAGAATACTATCGCGTAATGGAAGACGCACTAAACCACATTGAGTTTGTGGCAGGCGAAATGCTCGTGTTAGCGAAGCCTCAGGTTACACATGTCGTTGAGCACGATGTGATGACGATACTCCGTGAAGTGGTCAATCTTTTAAGTGCCGAGGCCCTTTTGAAAAGTGTAGAAATAAATATCCAGACTTTGGACGAGCCTGCGGTCATTTTGTGTGACAAAAATCAAATCAAGCAAGTGTTCATCAATATCATCAAAAACGCGATCGAGGCTATGTCTACTGGCGGCCTCCTGAAAATTATGAGTCAACAGATGAACGACCATGTTGAGATTCACATTCAAGACAATGGGCTTGGTATCGAAAGTGATCGTATACCGAAACTATTCGAGCCGTTTTACACTACGAAGGAAAAAGGTACAGGGCTTGGTTTGATGATCAGCCAAAAAATCCTGAGGGATCACAACTCGACTATCTCCATTGTCAGCGAACCGGGCCAGGGGACCACAGCCATCGTATCGATCCCCTTGCAGAGAGGAACAAGTTCGACTTGTCCCGCATAA
- a CDS encoding FtsK/SpoIIIE domain-containing protein has product MTNTSVGWGIPIGKTRYNRTVYHNINKIPHAKVAGATGSGKTEFLKYLVTYMCMRYSPNQVEFIIVDLKNGVSFAPFKWFPHVRGIFKTVREAMEAIEAAHKTMVDRLIEVERLRAVFRKEPVYPRLIVLIDEGGELAPAYAITEQDKAMRKTALDFLASVARIGREPRVNIIYGTQRPDADTLPVAIRGQLEGVFCFRTENELDSKIVLRHEGAEKLRWIPGRYLYKSPLVKHDIEIQSPYVPQKVLRRLIEPLIPVNTFYDIPRDEVRFKDEQMDPGDDGIGLDNVIRIGDWGR; this is encoded by the coding sequence ATGACGAATACATCCGTGGGTTGGGGCATCCCGATAGGAAAGACACGATACAACAGGACCGTTTATCACAACATCAATAAAATTCCGCATGCAAAAGTGGCTGGGGCGACCGGTTCAGGTAAGACGGAATTCCTAAAGTACCTGGTGACATATATGTGCATGCGATACTCACCGAACCAGGTGGAATTCATTATTGTCGACCTAAAGAACGGCGTCAGCTTTGCACCTTTCAAATGGTTTCCGCACGTCAGAGGAATCTTCAAGACGGTACGAGAAGCGATGGAAGCAATTGAGGCAGCGCATAAGACGATGGTAGATCGTCTGATCGAAGTGGAGAGATTGCGTGCGGTATTTCGCAAAGAACCGGTGTATCCACGTTTGATCGTTTTGATAGATGAAGGCGGCGAGCTGGCTCCAGCATACGCGATAACGGAGCAAGATAAGGCGATGAGGAAAACCGCTTTAGACTTTCTAGCGAGTGTGGCACGTATTGGTCGGGAACCGCGAGTGAACATCATTTATGGCACGCAGAGACCGGATGCCGACACGTTACCCGTCGCGATCCGTGGTCAATTAGAAGGTGTCTTCTGCTTCCGCACCGAGAACGAACTTGACAGTAAGATCGTCCTTCGACACGAAGGTGCGGAGAAACTTAGATGGATTCCTGGACGGTATCTCTACAAGTCGCCACTCGTAAAACACGACATTGAGATCCAGTCACCGTATGTCCCACAGAAGGTCCTTAGACGCCTTATCGAGCCGCTAATTCCCGTGAATACGTTCTACGACATACCTCGTGACGAGGTGAGGTTCAAAGACGAGCAGATGGACCCGGGTGATGACGGCATCGGCTTGGACAATGTGATTAGGATAGGTGATTGGGGTAGGTAG
- a CDS encoding ATP-dependent DNA ligase yields MLLTMRAEAFDDPNYIFSPKWDGWRIQIHKQGERIEAYTKNGRNVTAKFPELEAVTRSILAHEAILDCEGICIRDGRSIFDDFQHRGQLSDKMKIVREASAHPATFVVFDILYDGEDLTGKPLWYRMERLAEIIDPSNVLLQTATVEVQGIALKKETEKRGWEGIVAKHRDSIYKPGTRSNQWAKIKNWQQIDTVILGYRRTPQFGLIVGLNFPTVQNKPVAVVEFGFKPEEKRAFLSVAKQLHTREEKGIQWIEPRLCCRVQYLERTERHHLRIVSFKGFLFDKLPEECKWVS; encoded by the coding sequence ATGCTTCTGACTATGCGGGCAGAGGCGTTTGATGATCCGAACTATATATTCTCCCCGAAATGGGATGGTTGGAGAATCCAGATACACAAGCAGGGGGAACGCATCGAAGCCTATACGAAGAACGGTCGCAATGTAACGGCCAAGTTCCCAGAACTCGAAGCTGTGACGAGGTCCATTCTTGCCCACGAAGCTATCCTTGATTGCGAAGGCATATGCATCCGCGATGGTCGCTCGATATTCGATGACTTTCAGCACCGCGGTCAACTCTCCGACAAGATGAAGATTGTCAGGGAAGCATCCGCACATCCAGCCACATTTGTTGTTTTCGACATCCTCTACGATGGAGAGGATCTGACCGGGAAACCTTTGTGGTACCGGATGGAACGTCTCGCCGAAATCATTGATCCATCCAACGTCCTGCTGCAGACGGCAACTGTAGAAGTTCAGGGAATTGCGCTCAAGAAGGAAACGGAGAAGCGCGGCTGGGAAGGTATCGTGGCCAAACACCGCGATTCAATCTACAAGCCAGGCACCCGTTCCAATCAGTGGGCGAAGATCAAGAACTGGCAGCAGATCGACACGGTTATTCTCGGTTACAGACGCACACCTCAGTTTGGTCTTATCGTCGGACTGAACTTCCCGACTGTGCAGAATAAGCCCGTAGCCGTAGTGGAGTTTGGGTTCAAACCGGAGGAGAAACGGGCCTTTCTCTCTGTCGCAAAGCAATTACACACTCGTGAAGAGAAGGGAATCCAGTGGATAGAGCCACGCCTATGTTGTCGTGTGCAGTACTTGGAACGTACAGAGCGACATCACTTGCGCATTGTTTCGTTTAAGGGGTTCCTTTTCGATAAACTCCCAGAGGAATGCAAATGGGTAAGTTGA
- a CDS encoding iron-sulfur cluster assembly accessory protein, giving the protein MNFKITQSASDQVKLMLAQETDKSLRLRVFVTHAHGDHAHYGFGFDQPTEGDEVVKTDTGLEVILQKNNDFLNNLELDYDLQTGDWTVSQSGHKHHH; this is encoded by the coding sequence TTGAACTTTAAAATCACACAGTCCGCATCGGATCAAGTCAAACTTATGCTCGCTCAGGAAACGGATAAATCACTGAGACTACGGGTGTTCGTTACTCATGCACATGGCGATCACGCTCACTATGGGTTTGGTTTCGACCAGCCCACAGAGGGGGATGAGGTCGTAAAAACCGATACGGGATTGGAAGTTATCCTGCAGAAGAATAATGATTTCTTGAATAATCTAGAACTCGACTATGACTTACAAACTGGGGACTGGACTGTCTCGCAGTCTGGTCACAAACATCATCACTGA